A window from Anser cygnoides isolate HZ-2024a breed goose chromosome 1, Taihu_goose_T2T_genome, whole genome shotgun sequence encodes these proteins:
- the LOC136789631 gene encoding myristoylated alanine-rich C-kinase substrate-like, with protein MSQGATSKAPTAPSATGPSVPPPTAEPVDCTSSASALAGGAVGEAMEAPLTAAAAPQEEVASPVTADLLREDITDLSPAAADEAGAAATPLAMVPGHQVAAEQGGQAQSSSCTKDMPADEPATSQAQAPSQGLLAGPVQRSEQHQGLGILDLAQAPARQPRPSRLRRALRALRRAFCCSCIAGQRE; from the exons ATGAGCCAGGGAGCCACGAGCAAGGCACCAACTGCTCCCTCGGCCACAGGACCCAGCGTGCCTCctcccacagcagagcctgtAGACTGTACATCCTCGGCCTCTGCCTTGGCTGGAGGTGCTGTAGGGGAAGCCATGGAAGCCCCTCTCACTGCAGCAGCGGCGCCACAAGAAGAAGTGGCTTCTCCTGTGACTGCAGATCTTCTCAGGGAGGACATCACAGATCTcagtccagcagcagctgatgaagcaggagcagcagctacTCCCTTGGCTATGGTTCCGGGGCACCAG GTTGCCGCCGAGCAGGGAGGCCAAGCGCagtcctcctcctgcaccaaaGACATGCCAGCGGATGAGCCAGCAACGTCCCAGGCACAAGCACCGTCCCAGGGTCTGTTGGCCGGGCCTGTTCAGCGCAGCGAGCAGCACCAAGGACTAG GCATCCTTGACCTCGCACAAGCCCCAGCGCGCCAGCCACGGCCCTCCCGCCTCAGGAGGGCACTTCGGGCTCTGCGCAgggctttctgctgcagctgcatcgCAGGACAGCGAGAGTAG